From one Henningerozyma blattae CBS 6284 chromosome 1, complete genome genomic stretch:
- the RPA49 gene encoding DNA-directed RNA polymerase I subunit RPA49 (similar to Saccharomyces cerevisiae RPA49 (YNL248C); ancestral locus Anc_1.112) has protein sequence MSESKKRSFNEVEIEKVQDQPSVAIASFFKDFRAPTETTFNLYKNKKNNEYLLHGENERLEYDGTTDSNSIGSNQYLVGVFNSEKNKIELYKAPVIISKVSSKSKKHLAGPKIKSQSNERVSTLRNALGQAFGTKKAKKAISDLERNRIDADKLADSAVDIVGTVKAASKDLPTRAELEESGSAYRPTPLANLDATDVEQIYPIHNIIPKREWNFIRAGPILKEQDPEKKLELLPYTDSKYLAKKLSIFQEPSQLPKLQLLYYLSLLMGINANKRINNKTKLLEKLNSPPEVLVDGILDRFTISRSSLTGRKKDQSYFIDPQNEDKLLCYILVIILHLDNFLVEVSPLAQELNLKPSKLATLFRTIGAIVKGCTVTQAEVFGIPKSSAASYKVATLKVPFKLPELTKRSKGPRR, from the coding sequence ATGTCAgaaagtaaaaaaagatcGTTCAATGAagttgaaattgaaaaagttcAAGACCAACCTTCAGTAGCTATTGCtagtttttttaaagattttagAGCTCCAACTGAAACtacttttaatttatataaaaataaaaaaaacaatgaatatttattacatGGAGAAAATGAAAGATTAGAATATGATGGTACCACTGATTCTAATTCAATCGGTTCTAATCAATATTTGGTGGGTGTTTTTAattctgaaaaaaataaaattgaattatacAAAGCTCCAGTCATTATTTCTAAAGTTAGTTCCAAATCAAAGAAGCACTTGGCAGGTCCAAAGATCAAAAGTCAAAGTAATGAAAGAGTTTCTACATTGAGAAATGCATTAGGTCAAGCTTTTGGTACCAAAAAGGCTAAGAAGGCTATTTCTGATTTAGAAAGAAATCGTATTGATGCTGATAAATTAGCTGATTCTGCCGTTGATATTGTTGGCACAGTTAAAGCTGCTTCAAAAGATTTACCAACAAGAGcagaattagaagaatcTGGATCAGCTTATAGACCAACTCCATTGGCTAATTTGGATGCTACTGACGTGGAACAAATTTATCCAATTCATAATATAATACCCAAGAGAGAATGGAATTTTATTCGTGCTGGCCCAATCCTAAAAGAACAGGACCCAGAAAAgaaattggaattattaCCATACACCGACTCCAAATATTTGgctaaaaaattatctatatTTCAAGAACCTTCTCAATTACCTAAATTACAACTATTATACTATTTATCATTGTTAATGGGTATCAATgcaaataaaagaattaataataaaaccaagttattagaaaaattaaattcacCACCAGAAGTTTTAGTTGATGGTATTTTAGACAGATTCACTATCTCAAGATCGAGTCTGACGGGTAGAAAGAAGGATCAatcttattttattgatcCACAGaatgaagataaattattatgttACATTTTAGTTATAATTTTACATTTAGATAACTTTTTGGTAGAAGTTTCTCCACTAGCtcaagaattaaatttaaaacctTCGAAGTTAGCCACTTTATTCAGAACAATTGGTGCTATTGTGAAAGGTTGTACTGTTACTCAAGCCGAAGTTTTTGGTATTCCAAAGAGTTCTGCTGCTTCATACAAAGTTGCTACTTTGAAAGTACCATTTAAATTACCAGAATTGACTAAAAGAAGTAAGGGTCCAAGACGTTAA
- the JJJ3 gene encoding Jjj3p (similar to Saccharomyces cerevisiae JJJ3 (YJR097W); ancestral locus Anc_1.113): protein MSLLSHYEILGIDSDATESDIKRAYKEKLLAIHPDKIKNNAKAKANTNENITGNENKSPISVNHIQDAYKILVDSKSRQQYDKELEEQFKKMGFFNNGDGVEEISLDEFEWNEKNEYRLNCPRCKQVDGFEFDEDALEEYGYQKRDSCEYLMMIQCNSCSLWIKVAYEMV from the coding sequence ATGTCTCTATTATCTCATTATGAAATATTAGGTATTGATAGTGATGCCACAGAATCTGATATTAAACGTGCTTATAAGGAAAAGTTGTTAGCTATTCATCCAgataaaatcaaaaataatgcGAAGGCAAAAGCAAAcacaaatgaaaatataactGGAAACGAAAATAAATCTCCAATAAGTGTAAATCACATTCAAGATGCTTATAAAATCCTTGTTGACTCTAAAAGTCGGCAACAAtatgataaagaattagaagagcaatttaaaaaaatgggattctttaataatggaGATGGAGTTGAAgaaatttcattagatgaatttgaatggaatgagaaaaatgaatatcGTTTAAATTGTCCAAGATGTAAGCAAGTTGACGGGTTTGAGTTTGATGAAGATGCTTTGGAAGAGTATGGGTATCAAAAACGTGATAGTTGCGaatatttgatgatgatacaGTGCAACTCATGCAGTTTATGGATCAAGGTTGCTTACGAAAtggtttaa
- the TBLA0A05750 gene encoding uncharacterized protein (similar to Saccharomyces cerevisiae YJR098C; ancestral locus Anc_1.114) encodes MSDQKKRFMRQQNTSTVDSDLARDQESVNLVIDHTPSRVSSVSTEDSYTRAATELIGGTTVRHHHHHHHHHRHSNNNKHPHETVEDLNTITTNNTTYSNHTTPGIAHHHHHSVTSQPLKSKSMSAATTTSEDSASKQPSKLKTFLSPQRPVLNVRKSCYEDIAPDEISLQDVNTELEVLPPPQSHKIFTFSMPFGGTASTESRKKSTFPKFPTVAEKFSKVKSKHKESSPPEASGTRTNSIVSSTTSSGRSIESSSNVVNVESNISISTDATSSTMISTDEIITESKQEIKHKLIRQNSITSLEELALFDDEKGITNVRNAAFKKTFQLDTLKHSIKNIVEDPNAMSADGYRFDEVNHIFDELEGDVVILGGYRGSVLRDVKTHKRLWVPLEASLNLSNDVNLIIGPRDIDEIDIQSKIKPDGMLTHCGPVDISKRLIHKLSLNKKVHVEDFGYDWRLSLDLVAVQLAETLQKLYDKQTVKKGVYVVAHSMGGMITHKVLQDHTELIRGIVYVGCPNQCPNVLGPIRFGDEILLNKTILSKEANFFMRSSFSFLPMDGRLFVDKTGRNRFDLDFYDPNVWIEYGLSPLVSKRRKDFEDSLKGNPNKQNPSDPHNHHHPPHHLTTPKILKTLNPIPIIKSVNPISNSSDNHYVEAPIDENEFVTSYDDSVKYLKNVLIRTKNFHESLAYNPEKNYPPLVIVFGNKIPTVRGAKVCGLQDIKDGIYNDFYYGAGDGVVHEHWLLPEKIGFPVEARIATHVGHVSLMSDLTSMAKAFVSLRKAELQREKDRQSESNDVKVVTTV; translated from the coding sequence atgagCGACCAGAAAAAGCGTTTTATGAGACAGCAAAACACCTCGACAGTCGATTCGGATCTTGCTAGAGATCAGGAGAGCGTTAATTTGGTGATAGACCATACTCCGTCAAGAGTTTCATCTGTTTCGACAGAAGATTCGTATACAAGGGCTGCCACAGAATTGATTGGTGGAACTACAGttcgtcatcatcatcatcatcatcatcatcatcgtcatagtaataataacaagCATCCACATGAGACTGTGGAAGATTTGAACACAATCACTACTAATAACACTACATACTCTAACCATACAACCCCTGGTATAGCGCACCATCACCATCATTCTGTAACATCTCAGCCATTGAAATCCAAATCGATGAGTGCAGCAACTACCACTTCTGAAGATTCAGCTTCGAAACAGCCCTCCAAATTGAAAACTTTTTTAAGTCCACAGAGACCTGTTTTAAATGTTCGTAAATCATGTTATGAGGATATTGCTCCAGATGAAATATCGTTACAGGATGTCAACACAGAACTAGAAGTACTGCCACCACCACAATCACATAAAATCTTTACATTCTCTATGCCATTTGGAGGTACTGCCTCTACAGAATCAAGAAAGAAAAGCACATTCCCCAAATTTCCTACTGTGGCAGAGAAATTTAGTAAGGTGAAATCTAAGCATAAAGAATCTTCACCACCTGAAGCTAGCGGTACTCGTACGAATAGCATTGTTAGTAGTACCACCAGTAGTGGCCGAAGTATAGAGTCTTCTTCTAACGTCGTCAATGTCGAGTctaatatttctataagTACTGACGCCACTAGTAGTACAATGATTTCTACTGATGAGATCATCACAGAATCGAAACAAGAAATTAAGcataaattaattagaCAAAATTCCATTACTTCGTTGGAGGAATTGGCACTTTTCGATGATGAAAAAGGTATTACGAATGTAAGAAATGCTGCATTTAAGAAAACTTTCCAATTAGATACTTTAAAAcattcaattaaaaatattgttgagGATCCAAATGCTATGTCCGCGGATGGTTATCGATTTGACGAAGTAAATCatatatttgatgaattgGAAGGCGATGTGGTAATTCTTGGTGGTTATCGTGGTTCTGTTTTAAGAGATGTAAAGACTCATAAAAGGTTATGGGTACCATTAGAGGcaagtttaaatttatcaaatgatgttaatttaattattggtCCAAGagatattgatgaaattgataTCCAATCCAAAATAAAACCTGATGGTATGTTAACTCATTGCGGTCCAGTAGATATCTCCAAAAGATTAATTCATAAATTAAgtctaaataaaaaagttcATGTGGAAGATTTCGGTTATGATTGGAGACTCTCTTTAGATTTAGTAGCTGTTCAATTAGCAGAAACACTGCAAAAATTATATGATAAACAAACTGTGAAAAAAGGTGTATATGTCGTGGCACATTCCATGGGTGGGATGATAACTCATAAAGTATTACAAGATCACACTGAATTGATTAGAGGTATCGTATATGTTGGTTGTCCAAATCAATGTCCAAATGTTTTGGGCCCAATTCGATTTGGTGatgaaattcttttaaataagaCTATCTTAAGTAAAGAAGCTAACTTTTTTATGAGATCTtcattttcctttttacCAATGGATGGTAGATTATTTGTTGATAAGACAGGTAGAAATAGATTTGATTTAGATTTCTACGATCCAAATGTTTGGATTGAATATGGGTTATCACCTTTGGTGTCTAAAAGGAGAAAAGACTTTGAAGATTCACTAAAAGGTAACCCTAATAAGCAAAATCCATCAGATCCAcataatcatcatcatcctCCTCATCATTTAACAACTcctaaaatattaaagacaTTAAACCCAAttccaattattaaatctgTTAATCCaatatcaaattcttctGATAATCATTATGTGGAAGCCCCcattgatgaaaatgaatttgtTACATCCTATGATGATTCtgtgaaatatttgaaaaatgttttaataaGAACTAAAAATTTCCATGAAAGTTTGGCATATAATcctgaaaaaaattatcctCCATTAGTCATTGTCTTTGGTAATAAAATCCCTACTGTAAGAGGTGCCAAAGTTTGTGGTTTGcaagatattaaagatgGGATATATAATGATTTCTATTATGGTGCTGGTGATGGTGTAGTCCATGAACATTGGTTATTACCCGAAAAGATTGGGTTCCCAGTGGAAGCTCGTATAGCAACACATGTAGGTCATGTTAGTTTAATGAGTGATTTAACTTCTATGGCCAAAGCCTTTGTATCGTTAAGAAAGGCAGAATTACAAAGAGAAAAAGATCGTCAATCAGAGTCAAATGATGTTAAAGTAGTAACAACCGTATAA
- the CRS1 gene encoding cysteine--tRNA ligase (similar to Saccharomyces cerevisiae YNL247W; ancestral locus Anc_1.115), with the protein MSLRQRLLLPIIRMSSTSSKVNQPKWYKPSSPTPEETVVLKLYNTLTRSKEEFIPISKNKNVTWYSCGPTVYDSSHMGHARNYVSIDINRRILQDYFGYNINFVQNVTDIDDKIIIRARQNYLFENFMEQHSSISQKLLDYINSALFNYINSNLNDSIKTIPDFQTWVSNLNKEEEKMKNPKFPMHLTASENAIIALSRESIPIEEFFKLVKDVTVPLLDSEFGSTINDPEVFKKLPAYWERQFDRDMSRLNVLPPTLTTRVSEYVPEIITFVEKIIANGYAYPSDDGSVYFDTVKFDASQNHDYAKCQPWNKGQLDLINDAEGSLTNFATGSKKSPNDFALWKNSKPGEPEWVSPWGKGRPGWHIECSVMASDIHGESFDIHSGGIDLAFPHHDNELAQSEAHFDYHQWVNYFLHTGHLHIEGQKMSKSLKNFITIEEALKTYSPRQLRLCFASVQWNNQLDFKESLINEIKSTETTFNNFFMNIRAFNNDYKHMMETSLEGGNISKKLSTMEKDLMSYLFETEKNVHTAFCDNLSTPQVMKHLLDLVTVTNNYITKIGKDWKIEPLMAIIKYITKILGIIGFEIRSDGLGWASTSSSSTATSNSSTEEIIMPYVKVLSKFRDDVRSMSINKTPYQEFLKLTDVLRDVDLLNLNIAIDDRNNQSSLVKFLTDEEKLKLIKFNEEKEIKEKLKMEKKLQQQKLNEEKERLRAEKAKISPKDMFKTNENFSAWDEDGLPTKDKDGNDVTKSMLKKLKKQWEAQRKLYEEYNK; encoded by the coding sequence ATGTCATTAAGACAAAGACTATTATTACCAATCATTAGAATGTCTTCCACTAGTTCCAAAGTTAATCAACCAAAATGGTACAAACCTTCTAGTCCAACTCCAGAGGAAACTGTGGTTTTGAAATTGTACAACACATTAACTCGTTCCAAAGAAGAATTCATTCCAATAtcgaaaaataaaaatgtcaCTTGGTATTCTTGTGGTCCAACCGTATATGATTCTTCTCATATGGGCCATGCAAGAAATTATGTTTCCATAGATATCAATAGAAGAATCTTACAAGATTATTTTGGgtataatatcaattttgTGCAAAACGTTACagatattgatgataaaattatcattagagcaagacaaaattatttatttgaaaatttcatgGAACAACACTCTTCAATTtcacaaaaattattggattATATCAATTCTGcattattcaattatattaattctaaCTTAAACGATTCTATCAAGACAATTCCAGATTTCCAAACTTGggtttcaaatttaaataaagaagaagaaaaaatgaaaaatccCAAATTCCCCATGCATTTGACCGCTTCTGAAAATGCTATCATAGCTTTATCAAGGGAGTCTATtccaattgaagaattctTTAAGTTGGTTAAAGATGTTACTGTCCCATTATTAGATTCAGAATTTGGTTCCACTATTAATGATCCAgaagtatttaaaaaattacctGCTTATTGGGAAAGACAATTTGATAGAGATATGTCCAGATTAAATGTATTACCACCTACTTTAACTACAAGAGTTTCCGAATATGTTCCTGAAATTATTACCTTTGTGGAAAAAATCATTGCCAATGGGTATGCTTATCCAAGTGATGATGGTTCTGTTTATTTCGATACTGTTAAATTCGATGCTTCTCAAAATCATGATTATGCTAAATGTCAACCTTGGAATAAAGGTCAATTAGATTTGATTAACGATGCAGAAGGGTCTTTAACTAATTTTGCTACTGGTAGTAAAAAATCTCCAAATGATTTTGCTCTTTGGAAAAATTCTAAGCCAGGTGAACCTGAATGGGTTTCTCCTTGGGGTAAAGGTAGACCTGGTTGGCATATTGAATGTTCTGTCATGGCTAGTGATATTCATGGTGAATCCTTTGATATTCATTCAGGTGGTATCGATTTAGCATTCCCTCATcatgataatgaattggCTCAAAGTGAAGCTCATTTCGATTATCATCAATGGgtcaattattttttacatACTGGTCATTTACATATTGAAGGTCAAAAGATGTCTAAATccttgaaaaattttattactataGAAGAAGCTTTGAAAACTTACTCTCCAAGACAATTAAGATTATGTTTTGCCTCAGTTCAATGGAATAATCAATtagattttaaagaaagTTTGATTAACGAAATTAAATCTACTGAAACCACTTTTAACAATTTCTTTATGAATATTAGAGCCTTTAATAACGATTATAAACATATGATGGAAACTTCTTTAGAAGGTGGTAATATatctaaaaaattatctacTATGGAAAAGGATTTAATgtcatatttatttgaaactgaaaaaaatgttCATACTGCATTCTGTGATAATTTATCTACTCCACAAGTGATGAAACACCTATTAGATTTAGTCACTgtaacaaataattatattactAAAATTGGTAAAGATTGGAAAATTGAACCTTTAATGgctattattaaatatattaccAAGATTCTAGGAATTATTGGGTTTGAAATTCGTTCTGATGGTTTAGGTTGGGCTTCCACTTCATCCTCTTCCACTGCTACTTCTAACTCCTCTActgaagaaattataatGCCTTACGTTAAAGTCTTGTCTAAATTTAGAGATGATGTTCGTTCCAtgtcaattaataaaaccccatatcaagaatttttaaaattaacaGATGTATTAAGAGATGTTGacttattaaatttaaatattgctATTGATGATAGAAATAATCAATCTTCAttagttaaatttttaacagatgaagaaaagttaaaattaataaaatttaatgaagaaaaggaaataaaagaaaaattgaaaatggaaaaaaaattacaacaacaaaaattaaatgaagaaaaggAAAGATTAAGAGCTGAAAAGGCCAAGATCTCACCAAAGGATATGTTTAaaactaatgaaaatttcagTGCATGGGATGAAGATGGATTACCAACAAAGGATAAAGATGGGAATGATGTAACTAAATCaatgttgaaaaaattgaaaaaacaaTGGGAAGCTCAAAGGAAGTTGTAtgaagaatataataaataa
- the VPS75 gene encoding Vps75p (similar to Saccharomyces cerevisiae VPS75 (YNL246W); ancestral locus Anc_1.116), whose translation MSSNEEDPISKAFLGLAECEIETNKVEKKIEEYRLTQLKPIYTKRDEIISNIPGFWKIVLSQHNDFANYIRASDFKYIDNIESIKIDWINSNNFHIIIKFQGIRDDFPEQTIAKKCQRIIKEESDDLDEDIEEQIISEKSEIVWPKSYNHINPELIEDKTTKEGKKNYRMGMKSFFGWFKWTGLKPGKEFPHGDGLIQLIVDDLYPYCVRYYTEAQRDLADEASDSGSSEDEPLDLQE comes from the coding sequence ATGAGTTCCAATGAGGAAGATCCAATCTCCAAGGCCTTTCTAGGTTTAGCAGAATGTGAAATTGAAACCAATAAagtggaaaaaaaaattgaagaatataGACTTACACAATTAAAACCTATTTATACAAAACGTGATGAAATAATATCTAATATCCCAGGGTTTTGGAAAATTGTACTTTCTCAACATAATGATTTTGCCAATTATATTAGAGCTAgtgattttaaatatattgataatattgaatCTATTAAGATCGATTGGATCAATTCTAACAATTTccatattataattaaattccAAGGTATTCGTGATGATTTCCCTGAACAAACTATTGCAAAGAAATGTCAAAGAATCATTAAAGAGGAAAGTGACGATCTTGATGAAGATATCGAAGAACAAATCATTAGTGAAAAAAGTGAAATTGTTTGGCCCAAAAGTTATAATCATATCAACCcagaattaattgaagataaaaCCACTAAAGAGggcaaaaaaaattatcgaATGGGGATGAAAAGTTTTTTCGGTTGGTTTAAATGGACTGGTTTAAAACCTGGGAAAGAATTTCCACATGGTGATGGATTAATACAATTAATTGTTGATGATTTATATCCATACTGTGTACGTTATTATACAGAAGCTCAAAGAGATCTAGCTGATGAAGCTAGTGATAGTGGATCTAGTGAGGACGAACCATTAGACTTGCAAGAGTGA
- the CWC25 gene encoding U2-type spliceosomal complex subunit CWC25 (similar to Saccharomyces cerevisiae CWC25 (YNL245C); ancestral locus Anc_1.117): MGNGDLNLLKSWNPKLVKNRAKVWQKEQEKLNEEALIKKKLAEINKEKELASLVGETKKDNRMDWMYKSDANIASELKKDYLLGKKKLDKNVIKTQKNPSRKK, translated from the coding sequence ATGGGTAACGGCGAtttaaatctattaaaGTCATGGAACCCCAAGCTTGTTAAGAACAGAGCCAAAGTTTGGCAAAAGGAACAagagaaattaaatgaagaagCGTTGATTAAGAAGAAATTGGCAGagattaataaagaaaaggaGCTGGCATCATTAGTAGGCGAAACTAAAAAAGATAATCGTATGGATTGGATGTATAAATCTGATGCTAATATAGCCAGTGAGTTAAAGAAGGATTATCTTTTAGGTAAGAAAAAACTGGATAAAAATGTAATCAAGACTCAAAAAAACCCATCGAGGAAAAAATGA
- the SUI1 gene encoding translation initiation factor eIF1 (similar to Saccharomyces cerevisiae SUI1 (YNL244C); ancestral locus Anc_1.118): MSIENLKSFDPFADTGEDETSTTNYIHIRIQQRNGRKTLTTVQGVPEEYDLKRILKVLKKDFACNGNIVKDKEMGQIIQLQGDQRAKVCEFMITQLGLQKKNIKIHGF; encoded by the coding sequence ATGTCTATTGAAAACTTAAAATCTTTTGATCCGTTTGCCGACACTGGTGAAGACGAAACTTCCACTACTaattatattcatattaGAATCCAACAAAGAAATGGTAGAAAAACTCTAACCACTGTCCAAGGTGTTCCAGAAGAATATGACTTGAAgagaattttaaaagtgTTGAAAAAAGATTTCGCATGTAATGGTAACATTGTCAAGGACAAAGAAATGGGGCAAATTATCCAATTGCAAGGTGATCAAAGAGCCAAGGTTTGTGAGTTTATGATTACTCAATTAGGTCTACAGAAGAAAAACATCAAAATCCACGGGTTTTGA
- the DIC1 gene encoding Dic1p (similar to Saccharomyces cerevisiae DIC1 (YLR348C); ancestral locus Anc_1.123) — MDSKAQQQQHAPQQAIKYPWWYGGVGGMVACVTTHPLDLAKVRLQTSHIHPRPNLISMIGKIVAHDGFLTLYNGLSAAMLRQCTYTTSRFGCYAIIKENLIPSKHQTNTSYLLPASMVSGAIGGLVGNPSDIVNIRMQNDRTLPQELRRGYKNCFEGLFRIVRDEGMKALFIGWKPNLIRGVLMTSSQVVTYDVFKNYLVSGPAKLNPKKKTTHFTASLLAGLVATTICSPADVMKTRIMNAHKSEGAEKSATRILLDAIKKEGPTFMFRGWLPSFVRLGPFTIIIFLTVEQLKKYRVGMSDKV, encoded by the coding sequence ATGGATAGCAAGgctcaacaacaacaacatgCTCCACAACAAGCCATCAAATATCCTTGGTGGTACGGTGGTGTTGGTGGGATGGTGGCTTGTGTGACGACGCATCCCTTGGATTTGGCAAAAGTGCGTCTACAGACGTCACATATTCATCCAAGACCAAACTTGATCTCGATGATTGGTAAAATTGTGGCTCATGATGGATTTCTCACCCTGTATAATGGTCTAAGTGCTGCTATGCTTAGACAATGTACCTATACAACGTCCAGGTTTGGTTGTTAtgctattattaaagaaaatttaattccTTCAAAACATCAAACAAATACATCTTATCTATTGCCTGCTTCTATGGTTTCTGGGGCCATTGGTGGTCTTGTGGGGAATCCTTCAGatattgttaatattagaatGCAAAATGATAGAACCTTACCTCAGGAATTAAGACGTGGGTATAAGAATTGTTTTGAAGGGTTATTTAGAATTGTTCGTGATGAAGGCATGAAAGCATTATTTATTGGTTGGAAACCAAATTTGATTAGAGGTGTCTTGATGACATCTTCACAAGTGGTTACTTATGATGTATTTAAGAACTATTTAGTCAGTGGTCCAGCAAAATTGAATCCTAAAAAGAAAACCACTCATTTCACAGCATCTTTACTAGCAGGTCTAGTCGCTACCACAATATGTTCTCCAGCTGATGTTATGAAAACAAGAATTATGAATGCTCATAAATCAGAAGGTGCTGAAAAGAGTGCTACAAGAATTTTGTTGGATGCTATAAAGAAGGAAGGTCCAACTTTCATGTTTAGAGGTTGGTTACCAAGCTTTGTTAGATTAGGTCCTTTCacaattatcattttcttgaCTGTGGaacaattgaagaaatacCGTGTAGGCATGTCTGATAAAGTTTAA
- the PEX2 gene encoding ubiquitin-protein ligase peroxin 2 (similar to Saccharomyces cerevisiae PEX2 (YJL210W); ancestral locus Anc_1.124) yields MSRVAQLDTEFLDGQLYSIFEKKFNSILPQFISSSFPNECDLLLNTLIYHFSTKINSNINSTATYNSSLAGISYSCSKRYLFLINVLSNYIIKKLKLPNITIKFYSILDLINFLLFLSPIRHSTESNSNLPTLKHRLLKVHSTLSNYSDSSSFITNSRYATQQFNNKQLLWSAILELLNTLLLNDNSFIIPWLANYTSTVQDNSKIGGDSSSLVPSCPICHAFPINPYEVDCCTIKYCFVCIHTSRLTNCRSCNSRIHNIKPYY; encoded by the coding sequence ATGTCAAGAGTGGCTCAATTAGATACAGAATTTTTAGATGGTCAATTgtattcaatttttgagaaaaaattcaattcaatcTTACCACAATTtatatcatcttctttCCCCAATGAATGTGATTTACTTTTAAATACCTTGATTTACCATTTTTCCactaaaattaattcaaatattaattctacAGCTACttataattcttcattggCTGGAATATCATATTCATGTTCTAAGAGATACCTTTTCCTAATTAATGTCTTAtcaaattatatcattaaaaaattgaaattaccCAATATCACAATCAAATTCTATTCCATTCtagatttaataaatttcttattattcttatcaCCAATACGACACAGCACAGAGTcgaattcaaatttaccCACTTTAAAGCAtagattattaaaagtaCATTCGactttatcaaattattcTGATTCTTCAAGTTTTATAACAAATTCAAGATATGCCACTCAACAATTCAAcaataaacaattattatgGTCTGCTATTTTAGAATTGCTCAATACATTATTGTTGaatgataattcttttataatACCTTGGCTGGCAAATTATACATCCACTGTTCAAGATAATTCCAAGATTGGTGGAGATTCGTCTTCTTTAGTACCAAGTTGTCCCATTTGTCATGCGTTTCCAATCAACCCATATGAAGTAGACTGTTGTACcattaaatattgtttCGTATGTATACATACTTCACGTCTAACTAATTGTAGAAGTTGTAATTCAAGAATTCATAATATTAAACcttattattaa